The sequence below is a genomic window from Calditrichota bacterium.
GATATATATGATAGATCTTTCATTACCAAATTATTACGTGATTCCGTTCATGGATTTCGCGAAAAACTACAAGCCACCGGCTCACCAACCATAGAATTGGAGCATTTAACGGATTCCATTCTTGAGGAAGCAAAATCCCGCTTGGACTCGTTCTTCGATTCGAGGCTCAAACGTGTTGTAAACGGGACAGGCGTTATTTTACACACCAATCTTGGCCGGGCTCCATTAGCCCCGGAGGTCTCGAAGAAATTTGGAGAACTCACTGAGAATTATTGCAGTGTCGAATTTAATTTAGAAACAGGTAAAAGAGGTGAGCGGACTTCCATTGTTGAACACTTGATTACGGAATTATCCGGTGCAGAATCGGCGGCTGTTGTTAACAATAATGCGGCGGCTGTTCTTCTCACACTCAATTCAATAGCCGACGGAAAAGAGGTCATTATCTCTCGCGGCCAGCTTATCGAAATCGGAGGTGCTTTTCGAATCCCGGAAGTTATGGCCCAAAGCGGGGCCAAAATGGTTGAGATTGGAACCACCAATAAAACCCATTTGCGTGATTATGAACATGCCATAACCGATCAAACAGGGGCCATTATGGTGGCCCATCCCTCCAATTATCGTGTGCTTGGTTTTACGCAAGACGTGCCCATGGAAAAACTGGTACCGCTGGCCAGGACACACGGAATTCCGATTATTTATGATCTGGGGGGAGGGGTGTTTATCGATCTGGAAAAATACGGTTTACCCCATGAACCGGTCGTTTCTCGTAATATTAAACGTGGTGTGGATGTTGTGACGTTTAGCGGAGACAAAATTCTCGGAGGCCCGCAGGCAGGAATTATTGCGGGTAAAAGGATCTATCTTCAAAAGATTCGAAAAAATCACCTTTTACGGGCACTCCGTCTGGATAAACTTATTCTGGCTGCCCTCGAGGAAACTCTGAAACTGTATTTTCAAAAGGATTTCGTTCAAAAAGTGCCTTCCCTTCGGATGCTGACCGAACCCCTCTCCGCTCAAAAGCAACGAGCCGAAACCCT
It includes:
- a CDS encoding L-seryl-tRNA(Sec) selenium transferase gives rise to the protein MNSTQDLLKNLPSIDTLLHEQIAKNWLDIYDRSFITKLLRDSVHGFREKLQATGSPTIELEHLTDSILEEAKSRLDSFFDSRLKRVVNGTGVILHTNLGRAPLAPEVSKKFGELTENYCSVEFNLETGKRGERTSIVEHLITELSGAESAAVVNNNAAAVLLTLNSIADGKEVIISRGQLIEIGGAFRIPEVMAQSGAKMVEIGTTNKTHLRDYEHAITDQTGAIMVAHPSNYRVLGFTQDVPMEKLVPLARTHGIPIIYDLGGGVFIDLEKYGLPHEPVVSRNIKRGVDVVTFSGDKILGGPQAGIIAGKRIYLQKIRKNHLLRALRLDKLILAALEETLKLYFQKDFVQKVPSLRMLTEPLSAQKQRAETLLSSLSNEVFESGSFDIVIGSSQVGSGAIPLEELKSFVLGISHIRLTPNELAKSFREYSPPIIGYIRDEKFYLNMRTIRDSECPILKEAIESIFLRQT